The genomic segment CGCGTGCCAGCTCTTCAGAAACGCCTTCGATCTCGTACAGGACACGGCCTGGCTGGATCTGTGCGACCCAATACTCGACCGAGCCCTTCCCCTTACCCATACGGACTTCCAGGGGCTTCTTGGAGATCGGCTTGTCCGGGAACACGCGGATCCAGATCTTGCCACCACGCTTCACATGACGGCTGATGGCACGACGACCCGCTTCGATCTGGCGGGCGGTGACGCGACCGCGACCGGTGGCCTTGAGGCCATACTCACCGAAACTCACCTTGCTTCCGCGATGCGCCAGACCACGGTTGCGGCCTTTCTGCATCTTGCGGAACTTCATACGCTTGGGTTGTAACATCGATTCGCTCTCCCCTTACCTGGAACCTTTCTTCTTGGAGGGCGCGTTCGTCGGCTGCTTAGCCTTGGCGCGAACCTCTTCGATGCCCCCGAGGATTTCACCCTTGAAGACCCAGACCTTGACACCGATGATGCCGTAGGTGGTCTTGGCTTCGTAGGTGGCGTAGTCGATGTCCGCACGCAGGGTGTGCAGCGGCACACGGCCTTCGCGGTACCACTCGGTACGTGCGATTTCCGCACCGCCGAGACGACCGGACAGCATCACCTTGATGCCGCCTGCGCCGAGGCGCATGGCGTTCTGCACGGAACGCTTCATGGCGCGACGGAACATCACCCGGCGCTCGAGCTGGCCGGCAATGTTCTGCGCGACGAGCTGGGCGTCGAGTTCCGGCTTGCGGACCTCTTCGATGTTGACGTGCACCGGCACACCCATCATCTGGGTGACGTCGCGACGCAGCTTGTCGACGTCCTCACCCTTCTTGCCAATCACGATGCCCGGACGGGCAGTGTGAATGGTGATACGGGCGTTGTTCGCCGGACGCTCGATGTGGATGCGGCTCACGGACGCATTCTTCAGACGCTCCTCGAGGAAGCGACGCACTTCGAGATCGTTGTTCAGCTTGTCGGCATAGGCACCGCGCTCGGCGTACCACACCGAGGTATGGTCTTTGACGATACCCAGCCGAATACCTGTCGGATTTACTTTCTGACCCATCTGGTCGACTCCTACTTCTCGGCTACCTTGACGGTGATGTGGCAGGTGCGCTTCAAGATACGATCCGCACGGCCTTTGGCGCGCGGCTGGATGCGCTTGAGCGTCATGCCCTCATCGACACAGATGGTCGAGACACGCAGCTCGTCGATGTCCATGCCGTTGTTTTCTTCCGCATTCGCGATGGCGGACTGAAGCACTTTCTTGACCAGCTTGGCAGCCTTCTTCGGTGAGAAGGTCAGCAGGTCAATAGCTTCGGCGACCGGTTTACCGCGCACCTGGTCAGCCACCAAACGGGCCTTCTGGGCGGATAAACGAGCGCCACGCAGCTTAGCTGTGACTTCCATCTCTCAATCCTCTCTGGCTTACCGTTTGGCTTTCTTGTCCGCCGCATGACCGCGATAAGTGCGGGTGGCAGCGAATTCGCCCAGCTTGTGGCCAACCATTTCCTCGGAGACATGCACCGGGACGTGTTGGCGACCGTTATGGACTGCAATGGTGAGGCCCACCATGTTCGGCAGGATCATGGAGCGACGCGACCAGGTCTTGATCGGTTTGCGGTCGCTCTTCTCCACTGCAGCCTCAACCTTCTTCAGCAGATGAAGGTCGATAAAAGGACCTTTCTTCAGTGAACGTGGCACAGCCGTTACCCCTTAATGTGTGTTACTTGGCCTTGCGGCGACGAACGATAAGCTTGTCGGTGCGCTTGTTCTTGCGGGTCTTGTGGCCCTTGGTGGGGATACCCCACGGGGAGACCGGGTGACGACCACCGCTGGTGCGGCCTTCACCGCCACCGTGCGGGTGATCCACCGGGTTCATTGCCACGCCGCGAACAGTCGGACGCACACCTCTCCAGCGCTTCGCACCGGCCTTGCCAAGTTGACGCAGGCTGTGCTCGGAGTTGCTCACTTCACCCAGGGTCGCACGGCACTCGGCCAGGACCTTGCGCATCTCGCCGGAGCGCAGACGCAGCGAAGCATAGTTGCCTTCGCGGGCGACCAGCTGAGCACTGGTACCGGCGCTGCGTGCGATCTGAGCGCCCTTGCCGGGCTTCAGCTCGATGCAGTGCACGGTGGAGCCCACCGGGATGTTACGCAGCGGCAGGGTGTTGCCCCGCTTGATGGCTGCGTTGACGCCGGACTCGAGGGTATCGCCCGCCTTCACGCCCTTGGGCGCGATGACGTAGCGGCGCTCGCCGTCCAGGTACTTGAGCAGTGCAATGTGGGCACTGCGGTTCGGGTCATACTCGATGCGCTCAACGGTGGCGGGAACGCCATCCTTGGTGCGCTTGAAGTCGACCAGACGATAGTGCTGACGGTGGCCACCGCCCACGTGACGGGTGGTGATGCGACCGTTGTTGTTACGTCCACCGGACTTGGACTTCTTCTCAAGCAGCGGCGCGTAAGCGCGGCCCTTGTAGATCTCGTCGTTGACGATCTTGACGACGTGACGACGACCGGCGGAAGTGGGTTTAGTCTTGACTACTGCCATGATCCGTACTCCTGCCCTTATTCGGCGCCAGAGAAGTCTTCGAGCGTCTCGCCCGCGGCCAGGGTCACATACGCCTTGCGGTAACCCTTGCGCTGGCCGATGCCATGTGCGGTGCGCTTGGTCTTGCCCTTCATGTTCAGGACCTGCACGCGATCGACCTTCTTGCCGAAGAGGGCCTGGACGGCCTTCTTGATTTCCGGCTTGGTCGCGTCATCCGCCACCTTGAACACATACTGATTGCGCTCGGCGGCGAAGGCGGCCTTCTCGGTCATGTGCGGACCAAGCAGAACCTTGAATACACGTTCCTGGTTCATGCCAGCTTCTCCTCGAATTTACGCAGAGCAGAGACGGTGACCAGCACCTTGTCGAAGGCGACCAGGCTAACTGGGTCGGCGGCGGCGACGTCCACCACATCCACGTTGGGAATGTTGCGGGCGGCCAGGTAAAGCTTCTCGTCGACCTCTTCGGTGACGATCAGCACCTTCTCCAGACCCAGCTCGCCGAGCTTGGCGACCAGCTGCTTGGTCTTGGGCGCGTCGACGGTGATCTCCTCGACCGCCACCAGACGCTCCTGACGCACCAGCTCCGAGAGGATCGAACGCATGGCCGCGCGGTACATCTTGCGGTTGACCTTCTGCGAGTGGTCCTGGGGACGCGCCGCAAAGGTCACACCGCCGCTACGCCACAGCGGCGAGCGGATGGTACCGGCACGAGCGCGACCGGTGCCCTTCTGGCGCCACGGCTTCTTGCCACCGCCGCGCACTTCAGAGCGGTTCTTCTGGGCACGGCTACCCTGGCGGCCACCGGCCAGATAGGCGGTGACGACCTGGTGTACCAGTGCTTCGTTGAATTCTTTGCCAAAGGTCGCATCGGACACTTCGACAGTGCCGGCGCTGGCACCTGCGAGATTCAAATTCATCGGTTCCAACCCCCTCAGCGAGCTTTGACGGAAGAGCGCACGACGACATCGCTACCCGGCGCACCAGGGACAGCGCCCTTGATCAGCAGCAGGTTGCGTTCGGCGTCGACACGGACGACTTCCAGGCTCTGCACGGTGCAGCGGGCGTTGCCCATCTGACCGGCCATCTTCTTGCCTTTGAAGACGCGACCCGGGGTCTGGCACATGCCAATGGAGCCCGGTGCACGATGCGACAAGGAGTTGCCGTGGGTGTTGTCCTGGGTGCGGAAGTTCCAGCGCTTGACGGCGCCCTGGAAGCCCTTGCCCTTGGAGGTACCGGTCACATCGATGATCTGACCAGCTTCGAAGAGGGATACGGTGAGTTCGCCACCCACTTCCGGAGCTTCGTCGCCTTCGGCAAGACGGAATTCCATCAGTGAACGACCGGCCTCGGTCCCTGCCTTGGCAAACTGTCCAGCTTGCGCCTTGGTCAGGTGCTTGGCCTTGCGGGAACCGGTTGTCACCTGGACTGCGCTGTAGCCGTCGGCTTCGACGGTCTTGACGCGAGTCACGCGGTTAGGCTCAACCTCGATAACGGTTACGGGCACGGATGCGCCATCTTCGGTGAAGACACGGGTCATGCCCGCCTTCTTACCGACTAAACCGATAGTCATGTTCAGTCTCCTAATAGTGTACGGGGCTATCACCCGCTATGGCTGCCCTTTCCAGAGCATTCCACTAGCACGTTGTATGACGCCATCCCGGCGTGGCGGCTGCTGCTCGGCGCTGTCTTGTTGACGTTCGCCGGGCGCTGGGCCGCGAGTGTCTAGTGAGGTCTCAGTCGAGTTTGATTTGCACGTCCACGCCAGCGGCGAGGTCGAGCTTCATCAGTGCGTCAACGGTCTTTTCGGTGGGTTCGACGATGTCGAGCACACGCTTGTGAGTGCGAATCTCATACTGGTCGCGCGCGTCCTTGTTGACGTGCGGCGAGATCAGGATGGTATAGCGCTCACGATTGGTCGGCAGCGGGATCGGACCGCGCACCTGAGCACCGGTACGCTTGGCGGTTTCAACGATCTCCGCGGCGGACTGGTCGATCAGGCGGTGGTCGAACGCTTTCAACCGAATGCGAATCTTTTGGTTCTGCATTTGCCCTAAACTCCAATGGATGTCGACGGCGCGAGCCGTCTACCCACGCATTCAAAGGATGCGCATTATAGGCATGGCGTCAGCCGGAGTCAAACACTCTGGCGAAAACATGCGCAGAAAGGGGGCCCCCGCAGGAGCCCCCTTCGATCATCAGGCGAGCCTAAGGCTTACTGGATGATCTTGGCGACAACACCGGCGCCGACGGTACGGCCGCCTTCGCGGATCGCGAAGCGCAGGCCGTCTTCCATGGCGATCGGTGCGATCAGGGTGACAACCATCTTGACGTTGTCGCCCGGCATGACCATCTCGACGCCTTCCGGCAGTTCACAGGTACCGGTCACGTCGGTGGTACGGAAGTAGAACTGCGGACGATAGCCCTTGAAGAACGGCGTGTGACGACCGCCTTCTTCCTTGGACAGCACGTAGACTTCGGCTTCGAAGACGGTGTGCGGCGTGATGCTGCCCGGCTTGGCCAGGACCTGGCCACGCTCGACGTCGTCACGCTTGGTGCCGCGCAGCAGGGCGCCGACGTTCTCACCGGCACGACCTTCGTCGAGCAGCTTGCGGAACATCTCGACACCGGTAACGGTAGTCTTGGTGGTGTCCTTGATACCGACGATCTCGATCTCTTCGCCGGCCTTGACGATACCGCGCTCGATACGCCCGGTCACCACGGTGCCGCGACCGGAGATAGAGAACACGTCCTCGATCGGCATCAGGAACGGCTGATCGATGGCACGCTCCGGCTCCGGGATGTACTCGTCCAGGGCCTTGATCAGGTTGGCAACGGCGGTGGTGCCCATGCCGTTGTCGTCTTCACCGTTCAGCGCCATCAGCGCAGAGCCGATGATGATCGGGGTGTCGTCGCCCGGGAAGTCGTACTCGGAGAGGAGTTCACGCACTTCCATCTCGACCAGCTCGAGCAGCTCTTCGTCGTCGACCATGTCGGCCTTGTTCAGGAACACGACGATGTACGGCACGCCAACCTGACGCGACAGCAGGATGTGCTCGCGGGTCTGCGGCATGGGGCCGTCGGCGGCGGAACAGACCAGGATAGCGCCGTCCATCTGGGCAGCACCGGTGATCATGTTCTTGACGTAGTCGGCGTGGCCCGGGCAGTCGACGTGCGCGTAGTGGCGCTCTTCGGACTGGTACTCGACGTGGGCGGTGGCGATGGTGATGCCGCGCTCACGCTCTTCCGGAGCGTTGTCGATGGTGTCGAACTGGCGCCATTCGCCGCCGAACACCTCGGCAGACACGCGAGTCAGGGCCGCAGTCAGCGTGGTCTTGCCGTGGTCGACGTGACCGATGGTGCCGACGTTGACGTGCGGTTTGGAACGTTCAAATTTTTCCTTAGCCACTGCTATAACCTCTTTACGTTAGCTAACGGTTAACCGTTCTGGTTGATGACGGCTTCAACGACGCTGGAGGGCGCCTCGTCGTACTTTGCAAACTCCATGGAGTAGCTTGCGCGGCCCTGGGTCTGAGAGCGCAGGTCGGTCGCATAACCGAACATCTCACCCAGCGGCACCATTGCGCGGATGATCTTGCCCGAAGACGAGTCATCCATGCCCTGCACCAGACCGCGACGACGGTTCAGGTCGCCCATGACGTCACCCATGAATTCCTCGGGGGTCACGACTTCGACCTTCATCATCGGCTCCAGCAGCACGGCCTTGGCCTTTCTGGCACCTTCTTTGATCGCCATGGAAGAGGCGATCTTGAACGCGGTCTCGTTGGAGTCCACGTCGTGATAGGAGCCATCGTACAGCGTGACCTTGACGTCGATCATCGGGTAGCCCGCGATGACACCGTTTTGCAGCTGCTCATAGGCCCCTTTCTCGACGGCCGGCACGTATTCCTTGGGAACCACGCCGCCGACGATTTCGGAGGAGAACTTGAAGTGGACTTCTTCGTCCTCTTCCTTTTCCGCTTCGGTGAACGGCTCGATGCGCAGCCAGACATGACCGAACTGGCCACGACCGCCGGACTGACGCACGAACTTGCCTTCCTGCTCGACGCTGCCGCGAATGGTTTCGCGGTAGGCGACCTGCGGCTTGCCGATGTTGGCCTCGACCTTGAACTCGCGACGCATGCGGTCAACGATGATGTCGAGGTGCAGCTCGCCCATGCCGGAGATGATGGTCTGGCCGGTCTCCTCGTCGGTCTTGACGCGGAACGACGGGTCCTCCTGGGCCAGCTTGCCCAGTGCCACGCCCATCTTCTCCTGGTCGGCCTTGGACTTCGGCTCAACGGCCACCGAGATCACCGGATCCGGGAACTCCATGCGCTCGAGGACGATCTTGTCGTTCAGGTCGCACAGGGTGTCACCGGTAGTGACATCCTTGAGGCCGATACAGGCGGCGATATCGCCGGCGTAGACCTCTTTGATCTCCTCGCGCGAGTTGGAGTGCATCTGCACGATACGGCCGACGCGCTCCTTCTTGCTCTTGACCGAGTTGAAGATGCTGTCGCCCGACTTCAGCACGCCCGAGTAGACGCGGATGAAGGTCAGGGTGCCGACGAACGGGTCGGTGGCGATCTTGAACGCCAGGGCCGCGAACGGCGCGCTGTCGTCAGCCTCGCGGGTGGCGATGGTGCCATCCTTGTCGTCCAGCTCACCCTCGATGGCCTTGACCTCGGTGGGTGACGGCATGAACTCGATGACGCCGTCGAGAACCGCCTGGACGCCCTTGTTCTTGAACGCCGAACCACAGGTGACCAGCACGATCTCGTTGGCCAGGGTGCGCGCGCGCAGGCCGGCCTTGATCTCTTCGATGGTCAGCTCGCCGCCCTCGAGGTACTTGTCCATCAGCTCCTCAGAGCCTTCGGCAGCGGCCTCGATCATCTCCTCGCGATACTTCTCTGCAGTCTCTTGCAGCTCGGCGGGGATGTCGGCCAGGTCATAGCTCATGCCCAGGTCGTCTTCGTTCCACAGGATCGCCTTCATCTGCAGCAGATCGATGACGCCCTTGAAGTCTTCCTCGGTGCCCCAGTTGATCTGGATCGGCACCGCGTTGGCGCCGAGGCGCTCCTTGAGCTGGTCGACGACCATGAAGAAGTCGGCACCGGCGCGGTCCATCTTGTTGACGAACACCATGCGCGGCACTTCGTACTTGTTGGCCTGGCGCCATACGGTCTCGGTCTGCGGCTGTACGCCGGAAGAGCCGCATAGCACCACCACCGCGCCGTCGAGCACGCGCAGCGAACGCTCGACTTCGATGGTGAAGTCGACGTGCCCCGGGGTGTCGATGATGTTGATGCGGTGCTCATCGAACTGCTTGTTCATGCCCTGCCAGAAGCAGGTGGTCGCCGCGGAGGTGATGGTGATACCACGCTCCTGCTCCTGCTCCATCCAGTCCATGGTGGCGGCGCCATCATGAACCTCGCCGACCTTGTGTGACAGGCCGGTATAGAACAGGACACGCTCGGTGGTAGTTGTCTTACCGGCGTCAACGTGGGCGACGATACCAATGTTGCGGTAACGCTTGAGCGGAGTCTTGCGTGCCACGATGGAATTCCCCATTGGTTGCACGTGCTACCCGCCAGGGCAGCACGTCGTGTATGGAAGTCGGCGAGCGCGCCGTGCTTAGAACCGGTAGTGGGAGAAGGCCTTGTTGGCTTCTGCCATGCGGTGCACGTCTTCGCGCTTCTTGACAGCCGCGCCCTTGCCTTCGGCGGCATCCAGCATTTCGCCGGCGAGACGCTGCACCATGGTCTTTTCACCACGGTTGCGAGCGGCGTCTACCAGCCAGCGCATGGCCAGGGCCTGACGGCGAGAGGGACGAACTTCCACGGGCACCTGGTAGGTTGCACCACCGACCCGACGTGACTTGACCTCGACCATGGGCTGGATGGTTTCCAGCGCCTTGTCGAAGATCTCCAGCGGCTCTTCCTTGCTGCGCTCGATGACGATGTCGAGCGCACCATAGACGATCTTCTCAGCAACAGACTTCTTGCCGCTGATCATCAGGTGGTTCATGAACTTAGCCAGGCGCTCACTTCCGAACTTGGGATCCGGCAGAATCTCGCGCTTCGCTGCTACTCTTCTTCTAGGCATGATAAGCCCTCAGGTAAAGGGTCCTTCAGGTAAACCCGAGACTCGCCCATGCGGGCCGCTCGACCTTACTCTTATCTGACCGTTGCAATACTGTATGTCGTAACGCCTCGGCTTATGCCTTGGGACGCTTGGTGCCGTACTTGGAACGGCCCTGCTTGCGGTTCTGGACACCCGAGGTGTCGAGGGCACCGCGCACGGTGTGATAACGCACACCCGGCAAGTCCTTGACGCGGCCACCGCGGATCAGGACCACGGAGTGCTCCTGCAGGTTGTGGCCTTCGCCGCCGATGTAGGACGACACTTCGAACCCGTTGGTCAGGCGCACGCGGCAGACCTTACGCAGGGCCGAGTTCGGCTTCTTCGGGGTGGTGGTGTAGACACGGGTGCAAACCCCGCGCTTTTGCGGGCAGGCCTGCAGCGCCGGAACGTCGCTCTTGGCGACGGGACGCTTGCGCGGCTTGCGCACGAGCTGATTGATAGTTGCCATGGTCTGTTGCTGACTCCAATGGTTGCCTTGGCCTTTTGAGCGGGTGCGGGCGTACCCACCCCACTATTGAAGGCTGCGCATTCTACTGTCTTGCTGCAATGCCCGTCAAGCCTAGGCCCGACCAACGCGGCGCCGTATCCGGCGCCGCGCTGCATGGCACTGCCTAGATGTCGTCGTCATCGGCATCGAGGGCGGTGAGCTGGGCGCCCAGCTCCTGCTCGACGTCGAAGGCCGACGGGCTGAGCGTACGCTCGGCGTCTTCACGCTTGCGCTTGCGCTCGGCGTGGTGGGTGAGGCCGGTACCGGCCGG from the Halomonas sp. 1513 genome contains:
- a CDS encoding 50S ribosomal protein L22, which gives rise to MEVTAKLRGARLSAQKARLVADQVRGKPVAEAIDLLTFSPKKAAKLVKKVLQSAIANAEENNGMDIDELRVSTICVDEGMTLKRIQPRAKGRADRILKRTCHITVKVAEK
- a CDS encoding 50S ribosomal protein L3, translated to MTIGLVGKKAGMTRVFTEDGASVPVTVIEVEPNRVTRVKTVEADGYSAVQVTTGSRKAKHLTKAQAGQFAKAGTEAGRSLMEFRLAEGDEAPEVGGELTVSLFEAGQIIDVTGTSKGKGFQGAVKRWNFRTQDNTHGNSLSHRAPGSIGMCQTPGRVFKGKKMAGQMGNARCTVQSLEVVRVDAERNLLLIKGAVPGAPGSDVVVRSSVKAR
- a CDS encoding 30S ribosomal protein S12; this translates as MATINQLVRKPRKRPVAKSDVPALQACPQKRGVCTRVYTTTPKKPNSALRKVCRVRLTNGFEVSSYIGGEGHNLQEHSVVLIRGGRVKDLPGVRYHTVRGALDTSGVQNRKQGRSKYGTKRPKA
- a CDS encoding translation elongation factor G, translated to MARKTPLKRYRNIGIVAHVDAGKTTTTERVLFYTGLSHKVGEVHDGAATMDWMEQEQERGITITSAATTCFWQGMNKQFDEHRINIIDTPGHVDFTIEVERSLRVLDGAVVVLCGSSGVQPQTETVWRQANKYEVPRMVFVNKMDRAGADFFMVVDQLKERLGANAVPIQINWGTEEDFKGVIDLLQMKAILWNEDDLGMSYDLADIPAELQETAEKYREEMIEAAAEGSEELMDKYLEGGELTIEEIKAGLRARTLANEIVLVTCGSAFKNKGVQAVLDGVIEFMPSPTEVKAIEGELDDKDGTIATREADDSAPFAALAFKIATDPFVGTLTFIRVYSGVLKSGDSIFNSVKSKKERVGRIVQMHSNSREEIKEVYAGDIAACIGLKDVTTGDTLCDLNDKIVLERMEFPDPVISVAVEPKSKADQEKMGVALGKLAQEDPSFRVKTDEETGQTIISGMGELHLDIIVDRMRREFKVEANIGKPQVAYRETIRGSVEQEGKFVRQSGGRGQFGHVWLRIEPFTEAEKEEDEEVHFKFSSEIVGGVVPKEYVPAVEKGAYEQLQNGVIAGYPMIDVKVTLYDGSYHDVDSNETAFKIASSMAIKEGARKAKAVLLEPMMKVEVVTPEEFMGDVMGDLNRRRGLVQGMDDSSSGKIIRAMVPLGEMFGYATDLRSQTQGRASYSMEFAKYDEAPSSVVEAVINQNG
- a CDS encoding translation elongation factor Tu, with product MAKEKFERSKPHVNVGTIGHVDHGKTTLTAALTRVSAEVFGGEWRQFDTIDNAPEERERGITIATAHVEYQSEERHYAHVDCPGHADYVKNMITGAAQMDGAILVCSAADGPMPQTREHILLSRQVGVPYIVVFLNKADMVDDEELLELVEMEVRELLSEYDFPGDDTPIIIGSALMALNGEDDNGMGTTAVANLIKALDEYIPEPERAIDQPFLMPIEDVFSISGRGTVVTGRIERGIVKAGEEIEIVGIKDTTKTTVTGVEMFRKLLDEGRAGENVGALLRGTKRDDVERGQVLAKPGSITPHTVFEAEVYVLSKEEGGRHTPFFKGYRPQFYFRTTDVTGTCELPEGVEMVMPGDNVKMVVTLIAPIAMEDGLRFAIREGGRTVGAGVVAKIIQ
- a CDS encoding 30S ribosomal protein S10 yields the protein MQNQKIRIRLKAFDHRLIDQSAAEIVETAKRTGAQVRGPIPLPTNRERYTILISPHVNKDARDQYEIRTHKRVLDIVEPTEKTVDALMKLDLAAGVDVQIKLD
- a CDS encoding 30S ribosomal protein S7, translated to MPRRRVAAKREILPDPKFGSERLAKFMNHLMISGKKSVAEKIVYGALDIVIERSKEEPLEIFDKALETIQPMVEVKSRRVGGATYQVPVEVRPSRRQALAMRWLVDAARNRGEKTMVQRLAGEMLDAAEGKGAAVKKREDVHRMAEANKAFSHYRF
- a CDS encoding 30S ribosomal protein S3, with the protein product MGQKVNPTGIRLGIVKDHTSVWYAERGAYADKLNNDLEVRRFLEERLKNASVSRIHIERPANNARITIHTARPGIVIGKKGEDVDKLRRDVTQMMGVPVHVNIEEVRKPELDAQLVAQNIAGQLERRVMFRRAMKRSVQNAMRLGAGGIKVMLSGRLGGAEIARTEWYREGRVPLHTLRADIDYATYEAKTTYGIIGVKVWVFKGEILGGIEEVRAKAKQPTNAPSKKKGSR
- a CDS encoding 50S ribosomal protein L4, producing the protein MNLNLAGASAGTVEVSDATFGKEFNEALVHQVVTAYLAGGRQGSRAQKNRSEVRGGGKKPWRQKGTGRARAGTIRSPLWRSGGVTFAARPQDHSQKVNRKMYRAAMRSILSELVRQERLVAVEEITVDAPKTKQLVAKLGELGLEKVLIVTEEVDEKLYLAARNIPNVDVVDVAAADPVSLVAFDKVLVTVSALRKFEEKLA
- a CDS encoding 50S ribosomal protein L2, with the protein product MAVVKTKPTSAGRRHVVKIVNDEIYKGRAYAPLLEKKSKSGGRNNNGRITTRHVGGGHRQHYRLVDFKRTKDGVPATVERIEYDPNRSAHIALLKYLDGERRYVIAPKGVKAGDTLESGVNAAIKRGNTLPLRNIPVGSTVHCIELKPGKGAQIARSAGTSAQLVAREGNYASLRLRSGEMRKVLAECRATLGEVSNSEHSLRQLGKAGAKRWRGVRPTVRGVAMNPVDHPHGGGEGRTSGGRHPVSPWGIPTKGHKTRKNKRTDKLIVRRRKAK
- a CDS encoding 50S ribosomal protein L23: MNQERVFKVLLGPHMTEKAAFAAERNQYVFKVADDATKPEIKKAVQALFGKKVDRVQVLNMKGKTKRTAHGIGQRKGYRKAYVTLAAGETLEDFSGAE
- a CDS encoding 30S ribosomal protein S19 → MPRSLKKGPFIDLHLLKKVEAAVEKSDRKPIKTWSRRSMILPNMVGLTIAVHNGRQHVPVHVSEEMVGHKLGEFAATRTYRGHAADKKAKR
- a CDS encoding 50S ribosomal protein L16 translates to MLQPKRMKFRKMQKGRNRGLAHRGSKVSFGEYGLKATGRGRVTARQIEAGRRAISRHVKRGGKIWIRVFPDKPISKKPLEVRMGKGKGSVEYWVAQIQPGRVLYEIEGVSEELAREAFSLAAQKFPVSTTFVKRTVM